The Methanocella sp. genome segment TACGTCCACCGCGCTTTTCATCTGGGGCCCGGTCCTCGCCTTAATATGCGCTCTCAGCGTCACGCTCTTCGTTCCAGTGGCCGGGAACGCGTTCGACTACAGCTTCAGCCTCGTCGTTATCTTCTATCTGCTGATCTTCGTCACGCTATTCGTCATCATGGGCGGCATATCGAGCGCGTCGCTCTTTGCGGCCATGGGGGGCGTACGGGAGGTTGAGCTGATGCTGGCCAACGAGATACCCTTCATCCTGGGCACCTTTGCCCTCGCCATCACCTATAATACTCTGTCCGTCAGGGATATGATGGGGTTTAACCTGCTGGTTAACCCGCTGGCGGCCATCGCCGTTTTCATCGCCATCCTCGTGAAGCTGCACGTCAAGCCGTTCGACATCCCCGAGGCGGAGTCGGAGATCGTCGGCGGGCTGACCACCGAGTACAGCGGCAAGCTGCTCGGCGTCCTGGAAACCGTCAAGCTCGTAATGCTATTCACGCTGTCCGCCATGTTCGTTGACCTGTTTCTGTGGGTGCCGTCGGCCGGGCTCATGTCCTGGGCCATTTTCATCCTGGCCATCCTGCTGGTGAGCGGGGCAATCGGACTCACGAACGCCCTGTTCGCCCGCTTCCGGATCGACCAGGCCACGAAGTGGCTCTTCAAGGTATCGACGCTGATCTCGCTGCTGGC includes the following:
- a CDS encoding complex I subunit 1 family protein gives rise to the protein MIDPAWLNPLIAFAVGIVLSFNLRKVFARVQSRRGPLLWMPAAWQDINHSKLLQPLYDIVKLFSKQTLIPHTSTALFIWGPVLALICALSVTLFVPVAGNAFDYSFSLVVIFYLLIFVTLFVIMGGISSASLFAAMGGVREVELMLANEIPFILGTFALAITYNTLSVRDMMGFNLLVNPLAAIAVFIAILVKLHVKPFDIPEAESEIVGGLTTEYSGKLLGVLETVKLVMLFTLSAMFVDLFLWVPSAGLMSWAIFILAILLVSGAIGLTNALFARFRIDQATKWLFKVSTLISLLAIGWAFVGPYVLSYVGGVI